The Setaria italica strain Yugu1 chromosome IX, Setaria_italica_v2.0, whole genome shotgun sequence genome has a window encoding:
- the LOC101774298 gene encoding protein NRT1/ PTR FAMILY 8.3: protein MAGAECGEEAAALEQGLLAPEEPNQLIYTGDGSVDFKGNPVVKERTGRWKACPFILGNECCERLAYYGISTNLVTYLTKKLHDGNASAASNVTTWQGTCYLTPLIGAILADAYWGRYWTIATFSTIYFIGMGILTLSASVPMLMPPSCEGSICPPASPLQYTVFFLGLYLIALGTGGIKPCVSSFGADQFDDTDPAERIQKGSFFNWFYFSINIGALISSSFLVWVQDNVGWGLGFGIPTVFMGLAIISFFSGTSIYRFQKPGGSPITRVCQVVVASLRKWNVHVPEDSSLLYELPDGVSAIEGSRQLEHTDELRCLDKAATITDVDVKTADLTNPWRICTVTQVEELKILLRMFPIWATTIVFSAVYAQMSTMFVEQGMVLDPSLGSFKVPPASLSTFDTLSVIVCVPIYDYILVPLARRFTGNERGFTELQRMGIGLVISIITMAVAAVLEIKRLAIARDHGLVDQNVPVPLSIFWQIPQYFLVGLSEVFTFIGALEFFYDQSPDAMRSLCSALQLLTTAFGNYLSTFILTMVAYFTTRGGNPGWIPDNLNKGHLDYFFWLLAGLSFLNLVIYVGCAGKYKSKKAA, encoded by the exons ATGGCCGGCGCGGAGTgcggggaggaggccgccgcgctgGAGCAGGGGCTCCTCGCTCCGGAG GAACCAAACCAACTGATATACACCGGAGATGGGTCTGTCGACTTTAAAGGAAATCCTGTTGTGAAGGAAAGAACTGGTAGATGGAAGGCATGTCCATTCATATTAG GTAATGAATGCTGTGAACGGCTGGCCTATTATGGCATCTCTACAAACCTTGTTACTTACTTGACAAAAAAGCTACATGATGGCAATGCCTCTGCTGCTAGCAATGTGACTACATGGCAGGGGACGTGTTATCTGACTCCCCTTATTGGAGCAATCCTGGCTGATGCATACTGGGGGAGGTATTGGACAATTGCAACATTCTCCACAATATACTTCATT GGAATGGGAATCCTGACTCTTTCAGCATCGGTTCCTATGCTCATGCCTCCATCCTGTGAAGGATCCATTTGCCCACCAGCAAGCCCTTTGCAGTATACTGTCTTTTTTCTTGGTCTTTATCTGATTGCCCTGGGTACTGGTGGAATTAAGCCATGTGTCTCGTCCTTTGGAGCGGATCAATTTGATGATACAGATCCAGCTGAACGAATCCAGAAGGGGTCTTTCTTTAATTGGTTCTATTTTTCAATAAACATTGGTGCTCTCATATCAAGCAGCTTTCTGGTTTGGGTCCAAGACAACGTAGGATGGGGGCTGGGCTTCGGCATTCCGACAGTATTCATGGGGTTGGCAATCATAAGCTTTTTCTCTGGCACTTCAATTTATAGGTTCCAGAAACCAGGAGGTAGTCCTATTACACGAGTATGCCAGGTGGTTGTTGCCTCTTTGCGCAAGTGGAATGTACATGTCCCAGAGGACAGCTCCCTCTTGTATGAGCTACCTGATGGGGTGTCAGCAATTGAAGGGAGCCGACAATTGGAGCACACCGATGAACTCAG ATGTTTGGACAAGGCTGCTACAATTACTGATGTTGATGTGAAAACAGCTGACTTGACTAATCCATGGCGGATATGCACTGTCACCCAGGTGGAAGAACTGAAGATACTGTTAAGGATGTTCCCCATCTGGGCAACAACGATAGTATTTTCCGCTGTTTATGCTCAGATGTCCACAATGTTTGTGGAACAAGGGATGGTGCTTGACCCATCTTTGGGTTCATTCAAGGTTCCTCCAGCATCTCTATCCACTTTTGACACGCTAAGTGTCATTGTATGTGTCCCGATCTACGATTACATTCTGGTCCCACTAGCTAGGAGATTCACAGGCAATGAGAGGGGCTTTACGGAGCTGCAGAGGATGGGCATTGGCCTGGTAATCTCCATTATAACTATGGCAGTAGCTGCAGTCCTCGAGATCAAGCGGCTGGCGATCGCCAGGGACCATGGCTTGGTGGATCAGAACGTCCCAGTCCCACTGAGCATATTCTGGCAAATCCCGCAGTACTTCTTGGTTGGTCTATCAGAGGTGTTCACGTTCATCGGGGCGCTCGAGTTCTTCTATGATCAGTCACCAGACGCCATGAGAAGCCTCTGCAGTGCACTTCAGCTCCTCACAACAGCATTCGGGAACTATCTCAGCACTTTCATTTTGACTATGGTCGCCTACTTCACAACAAGGGGAGGTAACCCTGGATGGATTCCAGATAACTTGAACAAAGGGCACCTCGATTACTTCTTCTGGCTCCTTGCTGGTCTCAGTTTTCTGAACTTGGTCATATATGTCGGCTGTGCTGGCAAGTACAAGAGCAAGAAAGCAGCTTGA